One window of the Acidobacteriota bacterium genome contains the following:
- a CDS encoding chemotaxis protein CheA — translation MSEERQKQKEQDLHDEEDRLWAEALQAEPLAPANPSPQEDPPEAGAPPQPAVQALPQDVDADLMEEFIAESGEAIDAAEAALLDLEGNPDDMEGINTVFRSFHTIKGTSAFLGLDRVSRLAHLAENLFQRIRERRIECAGGFADLALRSVDVLGELLKAVKAGLESGQPVELPSDFARVCRILEDPEGNGITADGEAEPAAPVSHRLGDILVSRGAVTREVVEEVEATRGDEPLGMALVRSRKVKASDVAQALRSQKQANSQKSSLRVRTDRLDRLIDMIGELVIAQSMVAQDRLLLNQRNYSLARKVNHAGKIIRELQDLSLSMRMVPLRPTFQKMTRLVRDLARKEGKQIEFITMGEDTEIDRNMVDVIGDPLVHMVRNACGHGLESPRERQEAGKSRAGSLWLSARQSGGNVVVELRDDGRGLDRGKIIEKAVQKGLIESGQDLSDREAFELVFAAGFSTAEEITDVSGRGVGMDVVRRNVESLHGRVQVASERGRGATFTMVLPLTLAIADGMLVQVGEERFIIPAIDIHISFRPEKAALSTVSGRGEMVMLRRELLPLYRLNRLFKIPGASRNPTQAILVVVGEGERRCALMVDDLLGQQQVVAKSLGGGIDPVPGVSGGAILGDGRVGLIIDTEELVEMAQNLPSSGGTEARSAA, via the coding sequence ATGTCTGAGGAACGCCAGAAGCAAAAAGAGCAGGACCTGCATGACGAAGAGGACCGTCTGTGGGCCGAGGCCCTCCAGGCTGAGCCGCTTGCACCAGCAAACCCTTCCCCGCAAGAGGACCCGCCGGAGGCCGGAGCGCCGCCGCAACCTGCAGTCCAGGCTCTTCCGCAGGACGTCGATGCCGACTTGATGGAGGAGTTCATCGCCGAAAGCGGAGAAGCCATCGATGCGGCCGAGGCCGCCTTGCTCGACCTTGAAGGCAATCCCGACGACATGGAAGGCATCAACACCGTCTTCCGTTCCTTTCACACCATTAAGGGAACTTCGGCATTCCTGGGTTTGGACCGCGTGTCCCGTCTGGCCCATCTGGCCGAGAATCTCTTCCAGCGCATCCGCGAGCGCCGAATCGAGTGCGCTGGAGGATTCGCCGACTTGGCCCTTCGCAGCGTGGATGTGCTGGGCGAACTCCTTAAGGCGGTAAAGGCCGGACTGGAGAGCGGTCAGCCCGTCGAGTTGCCTTCCGACTTCGCCCGGGTCTGCCGCATTCTGGAAGATCCGGAGGGCAACGGAATCACCGCCGACGGCGAGGCCGAGCCTGCTGCTCCGGTGAGCCACCGCCTGGGCGACATCCTGGTCTCCCGAGGGGCCGTCACGCGGGAAGTAGTGGAAGAGGTCGAAGCCACCCGCGGAGACGAGCCGCTGGGAATGGCCCTGGTGCGTTCCCGCAAGGTGAAGGCTTCCGACGTGGCCCAGGCGCTGCGGTCGCAGAAGCAGGCCAATTCGCAGAAATCCTCGCTGCGGGTGCGTACCGACCGTCTCGACCGCCTCATCGACATGATTGGAGAGCTGGTGATCGCTCAGTCCATGGTGGCCCAGGACCGCTTGCTGCTCAATCAGCGCAATTACTCCCTGGCGCGCAAGGTCAACCACGCCGGCAAAATCATCCGCGAGTTGCAAGATCTCAGCCTTTCCATGCGCATGGTCCCGCTTAGGCCCACTTTTCAGAAGATGACGCGCCTGGTGCGCGATCTGGCGCGCAAGGAGGGCAAGCAGATCGAGTTCATCACCATGGGTGAGGACACCGAGATCGATCGAAACATGGTCGACGTCATCGGAGATCCCCTGGTCCACATGGTACGCAACGCTTGCGGCCACGGTCTCGAGTCCCCGCGGGAGAGGCAGGAGGCCGGCAAGTCGCGCGCGGGAAGCCTGTGGCTCTCGGCCCGCCAGTCCGGCGGCAACGTGGTGGTGGAACTGCGCGACGACGGACGCGGACTGGACCGCGGGAAGATCATCGAAAAGGCCGTCCAGAAAGGACTCATCGAATCCGGCCAGGATCTTTCCGACCGCGAGGCTTTCGAGCTTGTCTTCGCCGCGGGCTTCTCCACCGCCGAGGAGATCACCGACGTCTCGGGACGCGGGGTGGGGATGGATGTCGTGCGGCGCAACGTCGAATCCCTTCATGGACGCGTCCAGGTAGCTTCAGAGCGGGGCCGAGGCGCCACATTCACCATGGTGCTGCCGCTCACGCTGGCCATCGCCGACGGCATGTTGGTTCAGGTGGGAGAGGAGCGCTTCATCATTCCCGCCATCGACATTCACATAAGCTTCCGCCCGGAGAAAGCGGCCCTTTCGACTGTTTCAGGACGCGGCGAGATGGTTATGTTGCGCCGGGAATTGTTGCCCCTTTACCGCCTCAACCGCCTCTTCAAGATACCCGGAGCCAGCCGCAACCCCACCCAGGCCATTTTGGTCGTGGTGGGTGAAGGAGAGCGCCGCTGCGCTCTCATGGTCGACGACCTGCTGGGACAGCAGCAAGTGGTCGCCAAGTCGCTGGGAGGCGGCATCGACCCGGTCCCCGGGGTGTCTGGAGGCGCCATCCTGGGCGATGGCCGCGTGGGCCTGATCATCGATACCGAAGAACTCGTGGAGATGGCTCAAAACCTGCCCAGCTCGGGCGGAACGGAGGCACGTTCGGCCGCCTGA
- the gcvT gene encoding glycine cleavage system aminomethyltransferase GcvT — protein sequence MNLRKTALHSLHQQLGGRMVEFAGWSMPVQYAGTLKEHQAVRQSVGIFDVSHMGEIEITGPEALQAAQRLTCNDLTRIEDGQAQYSAFLTPEGTFVDDIVVYRFSTRRIFICVNAANRDKDFKWVSEHLSGEAEASDVGDFYSQFAIQGPRSEDVLQRLTASDLSAIRYYRFQVGQVDGVDAIISRTGYTGEAGFEIYLDPRHSEQVFRALLKAGEGEDIQPAGLAARNTLRLEVCFPLYGNDIDSTTTPLEAGLGWIAKLESDDFIGREALRRQKEEGLERKLIAFEMVDRGIARDGYPVILEGQEVGRVRSGSYGPTVEKNIGLTYLPLEAAQEGRSFEIEIRGRRAAAKVVAKPFYKKD from the coding sequence TTGAATTTACGCAAGACAGCCCTCCACTCGCTGCACCAGCAACTAGGCGGCCGCATGGTAGAGTTCGCCGGCTGGTCGATGCCCGTGCAGTACGCCGGCACCTTGAAGGAACATCAAGCCGTCCGTCAATCGGTGGGGATTTTCGACGTCTCCCACATGGGTGAGATCGAAATAACCGGTCCTGAAGCGCTGCAGGCCGCCCAGCGGCTCACCTGCAACGACTTGACGCGCATCGAGGACGGCCAGGCCCAGTATTCGGCCTTCCTCACCCCCGAGGGGACTTTCGTCGACGACATCGTGGTCTACCGCTTCAGTACCCGGCGCATCTTCATCTGCGTCAACGCCGCCAACCGGGACAAGGACTTCAAATGGGTGTCGGAGCACCTGAGCGGCGAGGCTGAGGCCAGCGACGTGGGCGATTTCTACAGTCAATTCGCCATCCAGGGCCCGCGCTCGGAGGACGTCCTGCAGCGTCTCACCGCCAGCGACCTGTCGGCCATCCGCTACTACCGCTTCCAGGTCGGGCAGGTGGACGGCGTGGACGCGATCATCTCACGCACCGGCTATACCGGCGAGGCAGGCTTCGAGATCTATCTCGATCCGCGCCACTCCGAGCAGGTCTTCCGCGCCCTGCTGAAGGCGGGAGAGGGAGAAGACATCCAACCGGCCGGACTGGCCGCCCGCAACACTTTGCGGCTGGAGGTCTGTTTTCCCCTCTACGGCAACGACATCGATTCCACTACCACGCCCCTGGAAGCCGGCCTGGGGTGGATCGCCAAGCTTGAGAGCGATGACTTCATCGGACGCGAAGCACTGCGGCGCCAGAAGGAAGAGGGCCTCGAGCGCAAGCTCATCGCTTTCGAAATGGTGGATCGCGGCATCGCCCGCGACGGATATCCGGTCATCCTCGAAGGGCAGGAGGTGGGCCGCGTCCGCAGCGGCAGCTACGGGCCCACGGTGGAGAAGAACATCGGCCTGACCTATCTGCCCCTGGAGGCCGCCCAAGAGGGCCGCAGTTTCGAAATCGAAATCCGGGGGCGCCGGGCGGCGGCCAAAGTCGTGGCCAAGCCTTTCTACAAAAAAGACTGA
- the gcvH gene encoding glycine cleavage system protein GcvH, with amino-acid sequence MDVPNELSYTKDHEWLLVDGDIGTIGITDYAQSELGDVVYVELPEESSDFSQGDAFGSLESVKAVSEIFMPVDGEVVEINEDLEDSPELVNDDPYNNGWLVRIRLADPDQVDELMSAEEYEQYVKEESQ; translated from the coding sequence ATGGACGTGCCCAACGAGCTTTCCTACACCAAGGATCACGAGTGGCTGCTGGTGGATGGAGACATCGGAACCATCGGCATCACCGACTACGCCCAAAGCGAACTGGGTGACGTTGTTTATGTTGAGTTGCCTGAAGAAAGCTCCGATTTCTCCCAGGGCGACGCCTTCGGGTCCCTGGAATCGGTCAAGGCCGTTTCCGAAATCTTTATGCCCGTCGACGGGGAAGTCGTCGAGATCAATGAAGATCTGGAAGATTCTCCTGAACTGGTCAACGATGACCCCTACAACAACGGCTGGCTGGTCAGAATCCGCCTGGCCGACCCCGATCAAGTGGACGAGTTGATGAGCGCCGAGGAGTACGAGCAGTACGTCAAGGAAGAATCCCAGTAG
- a CDS encoding chemotaxis protein CheD, translating to MKRIVGIAEMYVGGDEGEELITYALGSCLGIAVYDPEAKVGGLLHVMLPLSNIDPEKAAQRPYMFVDTGIPQLFKECYKLGAEKNRMVVKVAGGANLQGGRDQFQIGKRNYAILRKLLWKNQVPIKAQDVGGTCSRTMSLRLSDGAVSIRSNGATNQL from the coding sequence ATGAAGCGAATCGTGGGCATCGCCGAGATGTATGTCGGAGGGGACGAAGGCGAGGAACTCATCACCTACGCTCTCGGCAGTTGCCTGGGAATCGCCGTCTACGATCCCGAGGCCAAGGTGGGAGGCTTGCTTCACGTCATGCTGCCCCTCTCCAACATCGACCCCGAAAAGGCGGCGCAGCGGCCCTACATGTTCGTCGACACCGGCATTCCCCAGCTCTTTAAGGAATGCTACAAGCTGGGCGCCGAGAAGAACCGCATGGTCGTCAAGGTGGCCGGCGGGGCCAATCTGCAGGGCGGCCGAGATCAGTTCCAGATCGGCAAGCGCAACTACGCCATCCTGCGCAAGTTGCTGTGGAAGAATCAGGTGCCGATCAAGGCCCAGGACGTGGGGGGGACCTGTTCCCGCACCATGAGTCTGAGATTGTCTGACGGAGCCGTTTCCATACGCTCCAACGGCGCCACCAACCAACTCTAA
- a CDS encoding chemotaxis protein CheW, protein MTEKAQNGNHSSNASPGGKFLTFFLSDEEYGLEILKVHEIIGVVPITPVPRTPEHVRGVINLRGKVIPVVDLRRKFGLPAQDDGRQTCIIVIESQRGKTGVVVDRVSEVVEIEANQIDQAPSFGSDIATDYILGVGRPDGEVKLLLDIEKALSAPDVRRPMARNGSSGDESHV, encoded by the coding sequence ATGACTGAAAAAGCCCAAAACGGAAATCATTCAAGCAACGCTTCACCGGGCGGGAAATTCCTGACCTTCTTTCTGAGCGATGAGGAATATGGACTGGAGATTCTCAAAGTACACGAAATCATCGGCGTCGTACCCATTACTCCCGTGCCCAGGACGCCCGAGCACGTTCGGGGCGTGATCAATCTGCGAGGCAAAGTCATCCCCGTCGTCGACTTGCGCCGAAAATTCGGCCTGCCCGCCCAGGACGACGGCCGGCAGACCTGCATCATCGTTATCGAGTCCCAGCGAGGGAAAACGGGGGTCGTGGTGGACAGGGTCTCGGAAGTGGTTGAGATTGAGGCAAATCAGATCGATCAAGCGCCCTCCTTCGGCTCGGATATCGCCACAGACTACATCCTGGGAGTCGGCAGGCCGGACGGCGAGGTCAAGCTATTGCTCGACATCGAGAAAGCTCTTTCCGCCCCAGACGTGCGCCGCCCGATGGCTCGAAACGGATCATCAGGAGACGAGAGTCATGTTTAA
- a CDS encoding chemotaxis protein CheX gives MLGLQVESAWVAAAAAPGVKVTSSVSLTGDWNGSILLECSGDMACTLAGILLMTECSQVDENVKDVLGEITNMIAGNVSRKLHGSTSLSLPSVVSGSHYTVDVLKGEKVVELPLFCRDRMLLVSLIRAATN, from the coding sequence ATGTTGGGATTGCAGGTCGAGAGCGCTTGGGTGGCCGCTGCGGCGGCGCCAGGGGTGAAGGTCACCTCCAGCGTTTCCCTGACCGGAGATTGGAACGGGTCCATTCTGTTGGAGTGCTCGGGAGATATGGCCTGCACCTTGGCCGGCATCCTGCTGATGACGGAATGTTCGCAGGTGGACGAAAACGTCAAGGACGTGTTGGGAGAAATCACCAACATGATTGCGGGTAACGTCTCCCGCAAACTGCACGGGTCTACTTCGCTTTCATTGCCCAGCGTCGTCTCCGGATCTCACTACACGGTCGACGTCCTAAAGGGCGAGAAAGTGGTTGAGCTTCCCCTCTTCTGTCGCGATCGCATGTTGCTGGTTTCGCTGATTCGCGCGGCTACTAACTGA
- a CDS encoding methyl-accepting chemotaxis protein, whose amino-acid sequence MFNFWKRRTHERATYGREVKRLIEAYKDGKLSERGNLEILGEAYRPMMEGLQELVEAIVDPVSEAIEVLEMVAEGDLSRRMRGDYKGDHARMKKALNSALQSLDDGMSQVNQASMQVASASEEISSGSQSLAQGASQQASTLQEIAANLQEIASMTKQNAANAHEATGLSQDACATTRQGVESMGKLSAAVERIKSSADETAKIVKTIDEIAFQTNLLALNAAVEAARAGDAGRGFAVVAEEVRNLAIRSADAAKNTSALIEDSVSSADDGVKMNEEVLKALDEIDQKVQKVSEMMSEIATASEQQEEGIGQVNQAAEQINQVTQQTAANSQQSAATAEELNSQAEELLSLVRQFRLSQSRLNGSGRSERPPLHGKRGHDTSRRSSCGNGRSGRQPSEAERLIPFSDSDSEALLEDF is encoded by the coding sequence ATGTTTAATTTCTGGAAAAGACGAACCCACGAACGAGCCACCTACGGGCGCGAGGTCAAGCGCCTCATAGAAGCCTACAAAGACGGGAAGCTCAGCGAGCGTGGAAACCTGGAGATTCTGGGCGAGGCCTACCGTCCCATGATGGAGGGTCTCCAGGAACTGGTAGAAGCCATCGTCGATCCGGTCAGCGAAGCCATCGAGGTGCTGGAAATGGTGGCCGAGGGCGACCTCAGCCGGCGCATGCGCGGGGACTACAAAGGCGATCACGCCCGCATGAAGAAAGCCCTCAACTCGGCGCTGCAGTCGCTGGACGACGGCATGAGCCAAGTCAACCAGGCCTCCATGCAGGTGGCCTCGGCTTCGGAGGAGATTTCCAGCGGCAGCCAGTCGTTGGCTCAGGGCGCTTCCCAGCAGGCCTCGACCCTGCAGGAGATTGCAGCCAACCTGCAGGAAATCGCCTCGATGACCAAGCAAAACGCCGCCAACGCTCACGAAGCCACCGGACTCTCCCAAGACGCCTGCGCCACCACCCGGCAAGGCGTGGAGAGCATGGGCAAGCTCTCCGCAGCCGTAGAGCGGATCAAGTCGTCCGCCGACGAAACCGCCAAGATCGTCAAGACCATAGACGAGATCGCCTTTCAGACCAACCTTCTGGCCCTCAACGCCGCCGTAGAAGCGGCTCGGGCCGGAGATGCCGGACGCGGTTTCGCGGTGGTCGCCGAAGAGGTGCGCAATCTGGCCATACGCTCAGCCGATGCGGCCAAGAATACTTCGGCCCTGATCGAGGATTCGGTGAGCAGCGCCGACGACGGCGTCAAGATGAACGAAGAAGTCCTCAAGGCGCTGGACGAAATCGACCAGAAAGTGCAGAAAGTGTCCGAGATGATGAGCGAGATCGCCACCGCTTCCGAACAGCAGGAAGAAGGGATCGGTCAGGTCAACCAGGCGGCGGAGCAAATCAATCAGGTGACGCAGCAGACGGCCGCCAATTCGCAGCAATCGGCGGCTACAGCAGAGGAGCTCAACAGCCAGGCCGAGGAACTGCTCAGTCTGGTGCGCCAGTTCAGGCTCAGCCAGAGCCGGCTCAACGGCTCAGGACGGTCCGAGAGGCCGCCTCTGCACGGCAAGCGTGGCCACGACACCTCCCGCCGAAGCAGTTGCGGCAACGGACGGAGCGGCCGGCAACCCTCGGAAGCCGAGAGGCTGATTCCCTTCAGCGACTCTGATTCTGAGGCGCTGCTGGAAGACTTCTAA
- a CDS encoding PAS domain S-box protein, with translation MTTRRFRAPRWLVSMQCSFTWDDPQFEARPQEGLLAELSAEGAFVIAESIPEAGTKLVFTFQTEKNPEEFEFLAKVVHSGWYRLPDQEEPVQGFGLHFSSSSAETSRRLRRLLEDEISQNSKFAREKLRMRNKRLPSEAEMQQRALRYKTFFEESSLPMYIADRQGSVLHFNLAAQQLLGYSLDESLELTDQDLMTAPSLKRLRRSLEGGKSGELQVKMLRSDGIPVHCLLFSTLRLAGDGSALGYSAVAVDRRRQSQLEPLQARAASLSQLGKMGRRVSTEINESLSTVLAAGEAALKALSNQDGEEAQDRLKQVLGAAHSAMDLAGRLHLTCGDAPKRLQYVEDSRTMLEELLEELKKELPAGSPYSLEARLEGRSPLRANPSLLLRALQELVDNSCQAMPSGGVIEIASRDLALNEDRLGNALIIPSGSYLLVSVADEGGAFSVKPAGDALLPFVGSSNSRAGLGLTVAWGIVSAQRGFMDIHSGHDGSRVDLYLPSRDL, from the coding sequence ATGACGACTCGCCGATTCCGCGCCCCACGATGGCTGGTCAGTATGCAGTGCAGCTTCACCTGGGACGACCCTCAATTCGAAGCCCGTCCTCAGGAAGGCCTGCTCGCCGAACTTTCTGCCGAGGGGGCATTCGTCATCGCCGAGTCGATACCCGAGGCCGGCACCAAACTGGTCTTCACCTTCCAGACTGAGAAAAACCCGGAAGAATTCGAGTTCCTGGCCAAGGTGGTGCACTCGGGATGGTATCGGCTGCCCGATCAGGAGGAGCCGGTTCAGGGATTCGGACTCCATTTCAGCTCTTCCTCAGCGGAAACCAGCAGACGGCTGCGGCGTCTGCTGGAAGATGAAATCTCCCAAAACTCGAAGTTCGCCCGCGAGAAACTACGCATGCGCAATAAGCGGCTTCCTTCCGAAGCCGAGATGCAGCAGCGGGCCCTGCGCTACAAGACCTTCTTCGAGGAATCGTCGCTGCCCATGTACATCGCCGACCGTCAGGGCTCGGTGCTTCATTTCAACCTGGCAGCCCAGCAACTGCTCGGCTATTCCCTCGACGAATCCCTCGAGCTGACCGACCAAGACCTCATGACGGCGCCTTCCCTGAAGCGTCTGCGACGCTCTTTGGAAGGCGGAAAGTCAGGCGAGTTGCAGGTCAAGATGCTGCGCAGCGACGGCATCCCCGTCCACTGCCTCCTCTTTTCAACCCTCCGTCTGGCCGGAGACGGAAGTGCCCTCGGCTACAGCGCGGTGGCCGTCGACCGGCGCCGCCAATCCCAGCTCGAGCCGCTTCAGGCCAGGGCCGCCAGCCTCAGCCAACTGGGCAAAATGGGGCGACGCGTGTCCACCGAGATCAACGAAAGCCTGAGTACCGTGCTGGCGGCCGGCGAGGCGGCCCTGAAAGCGCTTTCAAACCAAGACGGCGAAGAGGCCCAGGATCGCTTGAAACAAGTTCTCGGTGCGGCCCATTCGGCCATGGATCTGGCCGGACGCCTCCACCTGACTTGCGGCGATGCCCCCAAGCGCCTGCAATACGTCGAAGATTCGCGCACCATGCTGGAGGAGCTGTTGGAAGAGTTGAAGAAGGAGCTGCCTGCGGGCTCCCCATACTCGCTGGAGGCGCGGCTGGAGGGCCGCAGTCCGCTTCGGGCCAATCCGTCGCTGCTGCTGCGTGCTCTGCAGGAGCTGGTCGACAATTCCTGCCAGGCCATGCCCTCGGGCGGAGTGATCGAGATTGCTTCCCGCGATCTGGCCCTCAACGAGGACCGCTTGGGCAACGCCCTTATCATTCCCTCAGGAAGCTACCTGCTGGTTTCGGTAGCCGACGAAGGCGGAGCGTTCTCGGTAAAACCCGCCGGAGACGCCTTGCTGCCCTTCGTCGGCTCCAGCAATTCCCGAGCCGGGTTGGGCTTGACTGTGGCCTGGGGAATCGTCTCCGCCCAGCGGGGCTTCATGGACATTCACAGCGGCCACGACGGCTCCCGCGTCGATCTCTACCTTCCCTCCCGCGACCTCTGA
- a CDS encoding protein-glutamate O-methyltransferase CheR — translation MAPPQHRPARSSTVKGSVEERPLSGGVRASAHSLQLSPEQFKKLSRFVYRLTGIDLKSGKEELVKTRLNKRIGQLGLNSFDDYLQYVQQIGNEGELTSMLDALTTNKTSFFREEEHFRFLRQVILPCLQNRRTVRMWSAGCSSGEEPLSIAMLLREHFSDFEERDIRLLATDLSTQALARARRGCFAEQTVSTIPTAMLSRYFQREKAAFGDVFRASPAILDMVAFARLNLVSRWPMKGPFQVIFCRNVMIYFDKPARQRLVRRFAELLQAGGYLLIGHSESLTGLSHPYRFVQPAVYRKPASGGER, via the coding sequence ATGGCACCACCTCAACATCGACCTGCACGGTCCAGCACCGTAAAAGGCTCTGTCGAAGAGCGGCCGCTCTCGGGCGGAGTCCGGGCCAGTGCGCACTCGCTGCAATTGAGCCCCGAACAGTTCAAGAAGCTCAGCCGGTTCGTCTACCGGCTGACCGGCATCGACCTGAAATCCGGCAAGGAAGAACTTGTCAAGACCCGTCTCAACAAGCGCATCGGGCAGTTGGGACTGAACAGTTTCGACGACTACCTGCAATACGTCCAGCAGATCGGAAACGAGGGCGAACTGACCTCGATGCTGGACGCCCTGACGACCAACAAGACCAGTTTTTTCCGCGAAGAAGAGCATTTCCGCTTTCTGCGTCAGGTGATCTTGCCTTGCCTGCAGAACCGTCGCACGGTACGCATGTGGAGCGCGGGATGCTCGTCGGGAGAGGAACCCCTCAGCATCGCCATGCTGTTGCGCGAGCACTTTTCCGACTTTGAAGAGCGCGACATCCGGCTGCTGGCCACCGACCTCTCCACTCAGGCGCTGGCCCGGGCTCGCCGGGGATGTTTTGCGGAGCAAACCGTCTCCACCATTCCGACGGCCATGCTGAGTCGCTATTTTCAGCGTGAAAAAGCGGCTTTCGGAGACGTCTTCCGGGCCAGCCCCGCCATCCTTGACATGGTGGCCTTCGCGCGGCTCAACCTGGTCAGCCGCTGGCCCATGAAGGGGCCCTTCCAGGTCATCTTCTGCCGCAACGTCATGATCTATTTCGACAAGCCCGCCCGGCAGCGGCTGGTGCGCCGTTTCGCTGAACTGCTGCAGGCGGGAGGATACCTCCTGATCGGCCATTCCGAGAGCCTGACCGGACTCTCTCACCCTTACCGCTTCGTCCAGCCCGCCGTCTATCGCAAACCCGCTTCAGGCGGCGAGAGGTAG
- a CDS encoding response regulator, translating to MKVLTVDDSRTIRLLVKRYLQPLDLDVIEAADGQQGFETAKRERPDLIILDVTMPIMDGQECLRQIRSDPQTEKIPVLMLTAESRREMVVSLIQMGISDYIVKPFNQELLMEKVSTALGLSDEEDDEGQGQPEEDGKPKVLVLDDKENVLEAARRYLSDDATVITSSQPYEAVELAGKYVPQVLLLDLVIPGQNVFEIFSMMRADEGLKKSRFVAMAIRTMRDEMGRARRAGFHDMLIKPFDERSIRTCVKANLAGSQELLTYEGDYAAFHFPPLSEHSISAAAFAQQALRKAEEAMQDIADSGYERLLLDMSEATQTDMSVVSCVSSIQKSAGDLGIRLSIMVPDPSLARMLRQFSETSSTPVFSTMEEAVQGFPVAS from the coding sequence ATGAAAGTACTGACGGTAGATGACAGCCGGACCATCCGTCTGCTGGTGAAGCGCTACTTGCAGCCGCTCGACCTCGACGTCATCGAGGCGGCCGATGGCCAGCAAGGCTTCGAAACGGCCAAGCGCGAACGACCCGACCTCATCATCCTGGACGTCACCATGCCCATCATGGACGGCCAGGAATGCCTGCGGCAGATCCGCTCCGATCCTCAGACTGAAAAGATCCCCGTGCTCATGCTGACCGCCGAATCGCGCAGAGAGATGGTGGTCTCGCTGATCCAGATGGGTATCAGCGACTACATCGTCAAGCCCTTCAATCAGGAACTCCTGATGGAGAAGGTCTCCACGGCCCTGGGCCTGTCGGATGAGGAGGACGATGAGGGCCAAGGCCAACCTGAAGAAGACGGAAAACCCAAGGTCCTGGTGCTGGACGACAAAGAAAACGTCCTCGAAGCCGCTCGCCGCTATCTCTCCGACGATGCCACCGTCATAACTTCCTCCCAACCCTACGAGGCGGTGGAACTGGCCGGCAAGTATGTTCCCCAGGTGCTGCTCCTCGACTTGGTCATCCCAGGCCAGAACGTCTTCGAGATCTTCAGCATGATGCGGGCCGACGAGGGACTCAAAAAGTCGCGTTTCGTGGCCATGGCCATCCGCACCATGCGGGACGAAATGGGGCGGGCCCGCCGCGCCGGCTTTCATGACATGCTCATCAAGCCCTTCGACGAGCGTTCCATCCGCACCTGCGTCAAGGCCAACCTGGCCGGCTCTCAAGAACTGCTCACTTATGAAGGCGACTACGCGGCCTTCCACTTCCCTCCTCTCTCCGAGCACTCCATTTCGGCCGCCGCCTTCGCCCAGCAGGCCTTGCGCAAGGCCGAAGAGGCCATGCAGGACATCGCAGACAGCGGCTACGAGAGGCTGCTGCTGGACATGTCGGAAGCCACCCAAACCGACATGTCGGTGGTTTCCTGCGTCAGTTCCATCCAGAAATCGGCCGGCGATCTGGGAATCCGCCTCAGCATCATGGTTCCCGATCCCTCCCTGGCCCGCATGCTGCGGCAGTTCTCCGAAACCAGCAGCACTCCAGTGTTTTCCACCATGGAGGAGGCTGTCCAGGGATTCCCCGTGGCTTCCTGA